Part of the Nicotiana sylvestris chromosome 2, ASM39365v2, whole genome shotgun sequence genome, acCGATGATACCCTAAGATAAACTAGGTGAGCTGACTGAGCatacctgaatggacggcctctgtcgtgctgaaaccgACCCCCATAAGGAGTACCACTAAATCCACCCtgaccacgaggcctcttagcctccctctcaaccTTCTCCTGaccacgaaccatctcaatctatcgagctatgtcaacaacctcatcaaaggtagcaccagataCTATCTCTCTCTAGTCATGAGCAACCGAAGCTGAAAAtcgaggccatctataaacctcttgatcctctcccGGTCTGTGGTAACCAACCAGACCACGTGACGAGCCAACTCGGAGAATCGCATCCCATACTGTGTAACGGATCTATTACCCTGATGAAGGTGCTTGAactgcctgcacagctcctctAGGTGAGACTCaagtacatacttctctaggaagagaatagagaactgctgccaagaaaggggcgCTGCGCCAACTGGCCTATgcctctcgtaagcctcccaccaactaagtgTAGCCCCGGAGATctggaaagtagtgaatgagaccctaCTGGCCTCCAGAATACCTTCGCTCCGAAGCAACCTCTGACACTCATCCAAGAAACCCTGTGCATTCTCACCCTCAACACCACTAAATGTCAGagactgaagtctaccaaacctctccaatctgtgATGATCATCCTCTGGCATCACAAGAGCTGCTACACAGACCTAAGCAGCTGTAACCAGCTAGGCTGGAGGTTCCCCTagtgtttgaagtccctgcacgacctgctcaggtgtgcaagtGGCGGGAGTCTGaatgcctcccccgacctgagaaatAGTTGCaaccgtagtaactgagactgccTAAGCCAGGcgagtgcacactgatagaatctgggccagGGCCTCTTGAAGGTGTAGATAATAATAGGCATggccggtgcctgagctggtactgTTGGAGTGTCCGCAACTAGAACCTGATACTTAATTGGGgcgactggtggatctgcaggtgctgcacTAGCTACTGTGTGGGATACACCCttacccctaccacggcctcgaccgcgtcctcgacctctaatGGCCCCGACTGGTGGTACCACCGCGAgactaaaggttctacagcctcccgaggataagtatagATGTCTCTGTACCAATACGCgtgactctactaaaccttctcatgacttgtgagacctatgtaacctaggctctgatacgaACATGTCACATCCCTAAAACCGACCTGGTCATGaaggcacctatcgtgaaactaggctagccgacacaaaTCCCAAATCATACTAGTATTCCACAGAAGTCATTTTTAAGTCATTAATTAACAAATCTAAGTCTAAATAATCAGTGCGGAAATATCACACAAGCttgacatcagggtgtcacaagtcacgagcaactacaagAACTTTTTAAGTACAATAAAGACCAACAAAGCTGGAAGACAATACTAATATAATCAAGGGAAGATATGAGGGAGAAGAatagggctgcgaacgccatgcagctaccttgtcgACTCCAAGACCTACTGAATTAACGATCAATGCTCGCTATAAAGACCtacaactcctggatctgcacacaaagtgtaaggagtaatgtgagtacgccaactcagtaagtaataaaagtaaatgaaagctgagtagtaagaaaataGATAATTCCACGTCATAACACCACAGCAAATACAGTACATTTCCAAAATAGTACCGAAATCATTTATCTCATAAAcaaactcagtttcagtaaaacctttacTTTAAAAAATGTTTatcaatagtttcaaacaagtgaagaaaaagtgagtaaaaatgatagaaatgtaaacagcccctcgggcaagacatGTACCATAAagcgcccctcgggcaaaatatcaacagaaccagcccctcgagctacctcacaatcactcgtaatcagcccctcgggcaaaaacatAGATCAGACtcggtacccgcgctcactgcgGGTGTTTAGattccgaaggggctcctacagcccaagcgctattacaagccatctcgtggcataataaatcaggccctcagcgtctcatatatcacaaaaagTACAACacgttgcggcgcgcagcccgatcccatgatatcctcacaacacaggccctcggccttactcagtcagaaatctctcaagccacttggGCTAACAGTAAAATAGGgtattcaacccaaaatatcgtTTATAGGATCAGAATATAGTAAATAAAAtcgagttatgaaatcagtaaaacatagcatgactgaatGTAGATATTAaaccaaaacagtgaggaaacagtaGTAAAAACCCcgtaagggtccaaacagttggcacgacgtccaaatatgacattcagcccaaaacatagtagtATTTTCaaaaacacaatagtatcaagtagttttcaataaaatacgcaacttaatagtCGTAAggggcggaccaagtcacaatacccaatagtgcatgaccccatgctcgtcatctagcgtgtgcatcacctcaaagtaatgaaacaatgtgaaattcggggtttcatacacccagtctatacataccaaaatcacgAAAATTGGACCTCGAATGGACCCTaaaatccccaatcaaagctctccaaaactcaagccctagccTTCACTTTTAACCCTtgaatcccactaatttcatgtctaatcagttagaaatcaccatagaatcgagtattgagttaaaaaaccttacctccaagtgttaccccttgaatccctcttcaattcctcTTAAAAAGCTCCAAGTCCGAACATAAATAGTGGAAAAATGGCCAAATTTcgtgaaggcaagaatttatatgttctgcccaagggttccgcatctacggtccaaATACTGCACATGCGACAAAACGTCTGCATTTGAGGAACTTCACTTAAACACTCTATCCGCACATGTGATCAACACGCCGCACCTGCGGGATCATAGGTGCGACtcaccttccgcatctgcgatgcatcCCCAGCCAACCAACTTCCGCTCCTACGATCATAATGCCGCTTATAcggctcgcacctgcggtaccCAATCCGCGGGTGCGGTTATTACAGAAAAACAGCAGCTTCAGGTGCAACTCCATTTTTCCAACTCTCTGATAACCcgtcgaaatcatcccgaggacTTCGGAACCTCAATATGACCTACCAATacatcatataccactattcaaactttttccaaccttcggaatactcaaaacaacgtcaaaacatcaaatcaccctcatattcaagcctaagaattctaaaacttCTGAATTCTGCAAATGGcgtaaaacctatcaaacctcatccgaatgacctgaaatttttcacacacgtcatAAATGATGTAACAGACCTACCCTAATTTTCGGAATtccaatccaaccccgatatcaagatttccgcTGCCGACTGAAAAATGCGaaatttctaatttcgccaattgaagcctaaatctacagcggacctccaaaatacattccgaacacgctcccaagTCAAAAATCATCTAATGAAGCTATCCGAACAATTAAAATCAAGTttcgagatcatttactcacaagtcaacttccggttgccTTTTCCAACTAAAACtcccaaataagagactaagtgtctcattccactctaAGATCACTCCGAACACCACACAACCAACGCGATATGATGAAATACATCTGAACAACACACaagaaagcagaaatggggaaaacataggggtaactcatgaaacgaccggctggaTTGTTACACCTACTTTTTCAtaactgtgaacgagctgagcataTATCTCTTGAGTTATTTACCTTTACTATTCTCATTATATTATTATTAGTTGTTATTGGCTATTGATGTTCGACTCTGACTGTCTTCCGAGCTCGCCATTACATTCAACCTAAGGTTaagttgttacttattgagtacataagGTTAGTTGTattcatgctacacttctgcaccttgcatgcatATCTTGGAGTTGATATTGTTGTGTATGGGGGgagctggcattgaagatgtacctacATTCCTGTTATAATTGTCACTTGTTCTTGGTTGCTTTAAATTTGCAAATCTGTTTATATACATTCCGAAcatatgatgtatttattttgtaccAACTTTGTATATTttaagtcttagaagctcatgatttgtactaccaatccttggaAGTTTGTATAAAAATTCAATATTTGACTCATTTACTCTTTTTGTTCCCATTTGAGTTGTGTtgattgttaattggcttacctagcaggtcGGGTTAGGTAACATCATGACTAGttgaattttggatcgtgacactcACAAGTCATAAAATATTAGATACACATACGAGAAACATCAAATAGGAGAACGAAGTtcaaatactcaaaatgacctataCGATTAATACATAATACAAGTATTATTTTAGAGAAAACAACTGTAATAATTAGACAATAGAGAAGGTGACTCCAAACCTATGAATCCAAGCAAGCAGCTAACCCGAAGACTTCAAGTGTTAGCTTAGCGCTGTCTCCTGGGTCCCACTAGTATGAGGAATAACGCTTGCATAAAAATATGTggaagtgtaatatgagtacaatAATCAACGTGTACTCGATAAGTATTAAGGAATTCCAACGATGTAGTGGTGATGTTTTGCCAAAAGATACTTACTTTTCATAATACGTACAGTTCATAAATGTATACGCAAACAGTGAAACAACCAACAAGCagcaaatataaataataaggtGTATAGGCAAAGTAGAAGATAATAAGCATGCGTTAACATGATCAAAGAATATACTAATGTACTCCAATCCACTTATAAAGGAGATATACATCAAGCAACATTTATTAAAATGCTTCTACATTAGTTTAGAATATTATGCATAATAAAGACTCAAATTTTACATCAATCTGACACCTTATGTTGTCCAATAAACCTGTAACAAACATCTTGTATGTGTGAAATGCATTAAATAATATAAGTAAATAATATACACTAATATAGTGTGTAAAAATGCATGAATAGACATAGCggattcattttaaaaacaaaaaaataaagctTCTATCTTTAGGCTCAAACTTATCGATCGATATAATAATTAAACCAGGAAACCAGTAAGTCCCAAAACCTGCACACATCCCAAGGTGAACGAGTGATTACGTGGCTCTAGAGGGATATATTCATATCCATGCGCAAGCAAGAACATTCCTTACAAACCCAACAGGAACATGAAATAATCATGCACCAATAAATGTCTCAATAGGAAAATATGAAGACATGCCCAAAACTGATACCTAAATAGGAAGTTTCTCTGAAGTAAGCTGACATGAAGCCATAATATTTACCTTCTCTGAACTTCTCCGAAGTAAGCTTCAACCTTAAAAATGCCTTTTCCTTTCTTTACGACATCCAAATACCAGTAATTTAGCCATATAATGCTCAATGAGGTCAAATAAAGCTAtacaaattaattccatatgaaaaaacTTTAATTTTCATCAAAATCTCAAAAGTCAATAAATAATCATCtaggacccacatggtcaaaaccagaGACCAAAACCAAATCGCGGTGAACAAATCTTTCGAGGCTAAATATGTAATTAGATTGCAAATCCAACTCAAGTCGGCATTCAAAATTATAAAATGTACTTTCTTCTCATTTGAATCAAAACCCTTACCTCTTTTTTAATCTTTAATTCTAAGAAAAAGTTAATGATAGATTTATGTAATAATTAAAAAATCAATCTAGGATTACTTACCCTAATGAAGTAGATAAAATTTCCTTCAAAATCACCTTAATTCATATTCTCTAACTCACAAAATGATAAAACATATGAAAATTATGAAATGACGAATATTTATAGAAGGGATATAAAAATATGTAGCAAAAATTAGCTACCGCATTAGCCCATGTGTCGCGCCTTGAGTCACGTTACGCTGATGAACCTGCAGCATTTCTATCGTCATTGAGACTCGCTGCCACCCTTCAGTAAAACAATCATAATTATTTGTAGATGCCCATCGATGAACTGTTTGAACCACTAAAAATTAGACTCAAAACTGTTATAATTCTTGTCAAAGCATAATCACAAAATTCATTATAGGTTGGGAGAAATACTCTCATGAACTCATGGCAATGCAGAAAGCCatattttaacaattcaaatttttcaaaacataATCTAAATGCACCGAAACTCAACGGAGTCCCTCAGTTACCTTCAAACCATCCCCACAAGGCTCAAAACACAAAGGGAGACATCGCAACCTAAAGTAAACTCTCAAGTCAAAATTATGAACCTTAAACTTTTAATTTTTATGTAATAGTGTTGAATCGTACTTCAGCTCCTTGCGTCCTAATCCAGACACACATacaaatttaaattataatactACCATAAATCTAGTCTATAACCTGATACTAGCATGAATAAGCTCAAGTAGTTATACCACATTTAAATCAAGTAAAATAAGTAATCTAGATTATTTGTGTTAGACTAATTAGGAGGTAGTTTTGTACTGGTTCGTCGAGGGGCAACTCCACACACAGTCTAGCATACCTCCCTCTTAACGTGGCTGAGGTGCATGCATCTACTTTGAGCAATTTTCCGATGCAGTTGCCAATTCTTGATAATATATTTCCATCATAAAACTCCGTGTGTAACTGGGGAAGACGAACCCACACAGCTGTAAAGCTTTGGCGAGCTTCTTTGGCTATAAAATTTGGCACCCATTTTTGAGTAGAAAGAAAGAATCCATTAATAAATCAGGGTCCATTGTGCAGTATTTTTGTCATATTTTATTCCCTGGCCAATTTGACAGTGTAATAATCTTCCCCAAGATCAATAAGAGGAAAGTTCTCAATAATTTTCCATATGTCTTGTAATTTTTTTTAGGTAGTGATGCACCAGTCGTTTACCTATAAGTTTTATGATAACTGAGAATTTCCAAGGACTGTACATACAATTAATATCCTCATCAGTCAGCGTTATTTGCTTCAAGTCGGTTGTTATCATCCCTGAGTTCGTGGCATCCAAGTCTGTTTGTTGTATGTCCACGGGTTGTGTTGGGATATATTCATCTGCTGGAATGGTGTTGTTGTTGATGAAGAACTCATCCTGTAGTAGTTTTGCCTTATAGGATGGTGTGCTTGGGGGTTGAGGATTGAGTTTATCTGGTGGTTTTGGAGGAATGTGGTTGTGGGTAGTGGGGTTTTTTTTAGTGAGAGGTCGCTCTTTCTCTCTAAATTTTGAGTTTTTATAAGTCTGCATTGTACACAAAGCACCTCACCAACTGCACCAAAGGGAGGCTAGTCAGACATTGAGCCACCAATATCAAAAACTGAGCAAGCAGTGGAATGGATGATAGTTTCTTTCCTTAGGAAAGGAAAAGCTAAGATAGCCAATCAACGCACGCACAAGGCTGGTGCAAATCTATCCCCAGGTATAAATGTTCGAATGTATGATGCTGTGTTAGGTAAGTACCTCAATACTCAACCTTTAAGTTATATTAACAAACAGATATTACCTAATATTCCTAATACATTACCTACCACACTTCACTCTGACCTTAATAATGAAAAAAATTTTACCAACAAAAATCAAGTTACTAAACAGAATGATAAGGGTGAAAGCAGTTTAGCTAAACCAGTGAAGCAGTACATGGTTTTTGGGAAAATGAAAATcaataaagaaaatcaaaaaactaATATTTTGCATGAGGAACAAGCTGTCCTCGTGACAAATGTCACAGACGTAGCAACAAATTCAGACATGATTGTGAAGAAAATCTTTTGCTTAATGCTATGGAATTGGATATCACCCATACCACAATCAATCAAGCAACCAAAGAAGTAATCAAGTACTCTACTAATACTAATTACCTAACTATTAATAATAATAACACTCTTATTATGCATGCATGTCCCAATCCTCACGACCAATCCTCCCTAAAACACTTGGAACATAAAAGTAGACAAGTGACGGAGGATATATCTATGCAAGATCTTGATATATACCACATGTAACAGCCTGCCCAAGCTATAAAAATAGAACCAATTATTAACGACACCACCAATCACCTTACTACCACTCCTCCTATAAACACACAAGCGTGCAAAAATGGCAAGACCCCCACTAACACTAAGGAGGAGATATCGTTTGCTACAACTGATTCATGTCTCTTGCAATCCAAACATGAACAACCTTCCAAATCTCCCACCTCAATTCCCCTCAAATCCGGTGATCTATGCTCAGCCGCCAAGCCCACCCAACCACATACCACAATCGTGGGTAGAACTAGGGTTACAGGGCCATGCAGTATCCTTCAACATGGAGATCAATGGGCAGGAATCCATTCTCATCATCCAAAACACTCACTTCCTAGCTCAGCTGATCTCAGAAGGGATGAGATTAGCCATGAACAAATATGTAAACCAAATGTGGATGAACAATATTCTTCAACCACTAGCCCCATCAATGAATCCAAACCTAGTCAATAACATGCAACAAATGTGGAACATTCCACACAACCCAAACCAGCAAATACTCCAAAATCCACCACTGAATCTTCCATTTTTTGCTCCAAAGGATCTAATACTTTTGAATCTAGTGTTCACACAATGGTCGGCCCAGGAAATGCACAACCAACAACATGATCCACAACCAGAACCAATGGACGAGCAAGTACCACCACCAAACATGCCAAATCAAGAAGGGGTACAGGAGGAAGGAGAGGAGATGGAAAACCTGCCACACTTGGGGGAGCCAGCAGTGGCTTTTTCAAGCCTAAGCaaggtaaaaatactaatatTCAGGGAGATGCTAGAAAGGAAATCTATCTTCAGTTGCCCAGTGACACTATACAAATGCTCACTGGACATTTGACCTCCACAAGAGCCAATTGTGGGGAAGAATGTAGTGATCTTAGTCCCCTCCCTAAGGATGATTCCAAACAATAACCCCGCCCCCCCCCAACAACATCCCCATGCATCAGCCTAACAACATCATAGTTTGGAACGTTAGAGGTGCAAATAATGCAAATTTTAATAGGAATTTCAGAAAACTAATGGATACTCACAGACCTTGTTTGGTTGCATTCTTAGAAACAAAAATGGAGAGCCATTTATCTGTCCTTGAGGCTTTTAGCTTTACAGAAATGATTGAGGTTCCATCAGTAGGGCAGAGTGGAGGTTTTGTAATTTTGTGGAACAACGAAGTGGTAACAATCAACAACTTCACTAGGAATGGCCAAGCCATCCATGCAATGATCGAGGTAAAATCGAAAAACTTGTCGTCGTTATTTACTGCAATATATGCTAGTACTGATGTTCATTATAGGTGTAGGTTATGGAAAAATCTAAGAAGTATCTACGACCATTACAAAGGCCCCTCGTTAGTGGAAGGAGATTTCAACGAAGTTATTAATACTAGTGACAAATTTGGAGGTAGGAATATAAACCAAAACAGAGCAAGTTCCTTAATAAACTGCCTAAACTATTGTAACCTAGTTGATTTAGGTTTTAAGGGGTGTAAGTGCACATGGTCAAACCATCATAGGAAAAGAAAGGGTCTGATAATGGAGAGGCTAGATAGGATTTACTCTAATGATGAATGGTTACAGGCATATGCCAACGTAACCATAACTAATCTCCCAAAAATTCATTCAGACCATAATCCCGTACTGATTAACCTTAATAATAGAATAAATTTCTATAAGGACAGATCCTTTAGAATAAAAACTTATTGGTGCACTCATCCGGATTTCTGCCGGCTTGTTTCCACTAGTTGGGAAAACAAAGACCTAATGGGAGGGAGTGAATTATTCCAAAAAATGTGTTAGAGTGGAAAAATATGACATTTGGAAATATTTTTGCAAGAAAAAGAAAGCTCCTCAAAAGAATTGATGGGATTCAAAAATCTATTAACTACCAAACTAGTTATTTCCTTCAAGACCTAGAAACTAGTCTAATTGAGGAATACAACACAATCCTCAAACTGGAAGAAGACTACTGGAAAATTAGGTCTAGAGTTAATTGGTTAAACGAACGGGATACTAATACTCGGTTTTGTCATATAAAAGCCACTAATAGGAGGAGAAAAAACAATATTATTTTCTTTAAAGATGACTTAGGAAATTGGATTGAAGACCAATCCTCCATAATGAATCATGTCACTCAATACTTCTCCAAGATTTTCACAACATCTCACAAGAGGACTGACTGGAAGTTAATAAAATATGATGTTACAAATTTTACCTCAAGTGATCTCTCAATCCTAGACAGGCCCTTAACAAATCAAGAAATTAGAAAAGCTCTTTTTTCCTTCAAGCCATATAAGGCACCAGGCCCTGATGGACTACATCCTTTTTGTTTCCAAAGATTTTGGCACATATTAGGTAGCAAGGTAATATATCTATGCCAAAATATTTTTAACACATCAACAATGCCCAGGAGGTGAACAAGACCTATATTTGCCTAAttccaaaaattaaaaatgcTAACACACTAAGGAATTTTAGACCAATAAGTCTTTGCAATATGATCTATAAGGTGTTCACTAAAGAGATCGCCAACAGAATCAAGCCTTTTCTTAACCAATTGGTCAACATAGAAAAAGCTTGCTTTATAAAAGGGAGGTGAGCTAGTGACAATGCAATCATCATCCAAGAAGTTCTAAAAAGTT contains:
- the LOC138886075 gene encoding uncharacterized protein; its protein translation is MPEDDHHRLERFGRLQSLTFSGVEGENAQGFLDECQRLLRSEGILEASRVSFTTFQISGATLSWWEAYERHRPVGAAPLSWQQFSILFLEKYVLESHLEELCRQFKHLHQGNRSVTQYGMRFSELARHVVWLVTTDRERIKRFIDGLDFQLRLLMTRER